One part of the Eubalaena glacialis isolate mEubGla1 chromosome 19, mEubGla1.1.hap2.+ XY, whole genome shotgun sequence genome encodes these proteins:
- the PLD6 gene encoding mitochondrial cardiolipin hydrolase, whose protein sequence is MRPLRWQVVAAVAAGLALALEALPAVLRWLWAGRRRRRRRPRREVLFFPSQVTCTEALLRVPGAAPSGCPCSLPHGESSLSRLLRALLAARASLELCLFAFSSPQLGRAVQLLHQRGVRVRVVTDCDYMALNGSQIGLLRKAGIQVRHDQDLGYMHHKFAIVDGKVLITGSLNWTTQAIQNNRENVLITEDEEYVRLFREEFERIWEEFNPAKYTFFPQNRRRR, encoded by the exons ATGCGGCCGTTACGCTGGCAGGTGGTGGCTGCTGTCGCCGCGGGCCTCGCGCTGGCCCTGGAGGCGCTGCCCGCCGTGCTACGCTGGCTGTgggccgggcggcggcggcggcggcggcggccgcggcgcgAGGTGCTGTTCTTCCCGTCTCAGGTGACGTGCACCGAGGCCCTGCTGCGGGTCCCGGGCGCCGCGCCCTCGGGCTGCCCGTGCAGCCTGCCCCACGGCGAGAGCTCGCTGAGCCGCCTGTTGCGCGCCCTGCTGGCAGCCCGCGCCAGCCTCGAGCTCTGCCTGTTCGCCTTCTCCAGCCCGCAGCTGGGCCGCGCAGTGCAGCTGCTGCACCAGCGCGGGGTGCGCGTCCGCGTGGTCACCGACTGCGACTACATGGCCCTCAATGGCTCTCAGATCGGGCTGCTCCGCAAGGCAG GGATCCAGGTCCGGCACGACCAGGACCTGGGCTACATGCACCACAAGTTCGCGATCGTGGACGGGAAGGTGCTGATCACTGGCTCGCTGAACTGGACCACCCAGGCCATTCAGAACAACCGGGAGAACGTGCTCATCACGGAGGACGAGGAGTACGTGCGGCTCTTCCGGGAGGAGTTTGAGCGCATCTGGGAGGAGTTTAACCCCGCCAAGTACACCTTTTTCCCTCAGAACAGGAGACGTCGCTGA